A single Phaenicophaeus curvirostris isolate KB17595 chromosome 26, BPBGC_Pcur_1.0, whole genome shotgun sequence DNA region contains:
- the LOC138731330 gene encoding feather keratin Cos1-2-like — translation MSCCNPCQPCQPCGPCPLASSCNECCVRQCQSSTIAIQPSAVVVTLPGPILSSYPQNTAVGSSTSAAVGSILNSNGVPISSGGLDLSCITSGYCGSRCRPC, via the coding sequence ATGTCCTGCTGCAAcccgtgccagccctgccagccctgcggcccgtgcccgctggccagcagctgcaatgagtgctgtgtGCGGCAGTGCCAGAGCTCCACCATCGCCATCCAGCCCTCCGcggtggtggtgaccctgcccggacccatcctcagctcctacCCTCAGAACACCGCCGTCggctcctccacctccgctgctgttggcagcatccttAATTCTAATGGAGTTCCCATCTCCTCCGGGGGCCTTGACCTCTCCTGCATCACCAGCGGCTACTGTGGCAGCAGATGTCGGCCCTGCTAA
- the LOC138730986 gene encoding feather keratin Cos1-2-like, producing MLSVHHEHLRKLPLPWKLRPSLRQVRATIKARAAPRSLIHFSRLLLLGNQVHLQPPDMSCCNPCQPCQPCGPCPLASSCNECCVRQCQSSTIAIQPSAVVVTLPGPILSSYPQNTAVGSSTSAAVGNILNSNGVPISSRGLDLSCITSGYCGSRCRPC from the exons ATGCTTTCCGTCCATCATGAGCACCTTAGAAAATTGCCACTTCCGTGGAAGCTGCGTCCGAGCCTGAGGCAGGTCCGGGCCACCATAAAAGCCCGTGCAGCTCCTCGCTCTCTCATCCACTTCTCTCGCCTCCTTCTCCTTGGGAATCAG GTTCACCTGCAGCCCCCAGACATGTCCTGCTGCAAcccgtgccagccctgccagccctgcggcccgtgcccgctggccagcagctgcaatgagtgctgtgtGCGGCAGTGCCAGAGCTCCACCATCGCCATCCAGCCCTCCGcggtggtggtgaccctgcccggacccatcctcagctcctacCCTCAGAACACCGCCGTCggctcctccacctccgctgctgttggcaACATCCTTAATTCTAATGGAgttcccatctcctccaggGGCCTTGACCTCTCCTGCATCACCAGCGGCTACTGTGGCAGCAGATGTCGGCCCTGCTAA
- the LOC138730988 gene encoding feather keratin Cos1-2-like produces MLSVHHEHLRKLPLPWKLRPSLRQVRATIKARAAPHSLIHFSHLLLLGNQVHLQPPDMSCCNPCQPCQPCGPCPLASSCNECCVRQCQSSTIAIQPSAVVVTLPGPILSSFPQNTAVGSSTSAAVGSILNSNGVPISSGGLDLSCITSGYCGSRCRPC; encoded by the exons ATGCTTTCCGTCCATCATGAGCACCTTAGAAAATTGCCACTTCCGTGGAAGCTGCGTCCGAGCCTGAGGCAGGTCAGGGCCACCATAAAAGCCCGTGCAGCTCCTCACTCTCTCATCCACTTCTCtcacctccttctccttgggAACCAG GTTCACCTGCAGCCCCCAGACATGTCCTGCTGCAAcccgtgccagccctgccagccctgcggcccgtgcccgctggccagcagctgcaatgagtgctgtgtGCGGCAGTGCCAGAGCTCCACCATCGCCATCCAGCCCTCCGcggtggtggtgaccctgcccggacccatcctcagctccttccctcagaaCACCGCTGTCggctcctccacctccgctgctgttggcagcatccttAATTCTAATGGAGTTCCCATCTCCTCCGGGGGCCTTGACCTCTCCTGCATCACCAGCGGCTACTGTGGCAGCAGATGTCGGCCCTGCTAA
- the LOC138731329 gene encoding feather keratin Cos1-2-like, which yields MSCCNPCQPCQPCGPCPLASSCNECCVRQCQSSTIAIQPSAVVVTLPGPILSSFPQNTAVGSSTSAAVGSILNSNGVPISSGGLDLSCITSGYCGSRCRPC from the coding sequence ATGTCCTGCTGCAAcccgtgccagccctgccagccctgcggcccgtgcccgctggccagcagctgcaatgagtgctgtgtGCGGCAGTGCCAGAGCTCCACCATCGCCATCCAGCCCTCCGcggtggtggtgaccctgcctggacccatcctcagctccttccctcagaaCACCGCCGTCggctcctccacctccgctgctgttggcagcatccttAATTCTAATGGAGTTCCCATCTCCTCCGGGGGCCTTGACCTCTCCTGCATCACCAGCGGCTACTGTGGCAGCAGATGTCGGCCCTGCTAA
- the LOC138731231 gene encoding feather keratin Cos1-2-like, whose protein sequence is MSCCNPCQPCQPCGPCPLASSCNECCVRQCQSSTIAIQPSAVVVTLPGPILSSFPQNTAVGSSTSAAVGSILNSNGVPISSGGLDLSCITSGYCGSRCRPC, encoded by the coding sequence ATGTCCTGCTGCAAcccgtgccagccctgccagccctgcggcccgtgcccgctggccagcagctgcaatgagtgctgtgtGCGGCAGTGCCAGAGCTCCACCATCGCCATCCAGCCCTCCGcggtggtggtgaccctgcccggacccatcctcagctccttccctcagaaCACCGCCGTCggctcctccacctccgctgctgttggcagcatccttAATTCTAATGGAGTTCCCATCTCCTCCGGGGGCCTTGACCTCTCCTGCATCACCAGCGGCTACTGTGGCAGCAGATGTCGGCCCTGCTAA
- the LOC138731109 gene encoding feather keratin Cos1-1/Cos1-3/Cos2-1: MSCCNPCQPCQPCGPCPLASSCNECCVRQCQDSVVVIEPSPVVVTLPGPILSSFPQNTAVGSSTSAAVGSILSSNGVPISSGGLDLSCITSGYCGSRCRPC, translated from the coding sequence ATGTCCTGCTGCAAcccgtgccagccctgccagccctgtggcccgtgcccgctggccagcagctgcaatgagtgctgtgtgcggcagtgccaggactccgtTGTGGTCATCGAGCCCTCTCccgtggtggtgaccctgcccggacccatcctcagctccttccctcagaaCACTGCCGTCggctcctccacctccgctgctgttggcagcatcctcagctctaaCGGAGTTCCCATCTCCTCTGGGGGCCTTGACCTCTCCTGCATCACCAGCGGCTACTGTGGCAGCAGATGTCGGCCCTGCTAA